Sequence from the Dysidea avara chromosome 5, odDysAvar1.4, whole genome shotgun sequence genome:
AACATTTAAAAGCAATATAGCTAACTTTGGAGGGGCGGTACAGTGTAATAAATATTCAGAAATATTATTTGATGATTACACAACAGTGACTTATAAAGACAACAAGGCCAATGGAGATGGAGGAGCCATTTCTTTTTATGACAACTGTGATGCAATATTTGATGGAGATGCAAATGTGACTTTTAGTAACAATAGAACAATAACAGCAGGTGGTGCTATGTCTTTCAATAGGTACTCACTTGTATTATTTCAAGGAAATGTAGCAGTGGAGTTCACCAATAATAAAGCCAAAGGGGCTATTAAGCTTCACCAGACAACTATGAATCTTGTAATGGACTCACTGGTAACGTTTAACTATAATTCTGCTAATAGGAGTGGTGGAGCCATATATATCTCAGTGATAACTTTACTGTGACATTTGAAAATGAGTCTGACGTTACATTTCATCAAAACAATGCATGGGGTCATTTATGGTGAACTGAAACAAACCAACCAGAGCAAAATCTTATCAACCACTACAAGTGTTGATTTTAGCAACAATACAGCTCTTGAAGGTGATACTTTATATGCACTTACAAGTGTCATGTGATGAAACATGTTTGAATAGCAGCATAGTAGGTGAAGAAGTGACACACAGTTACCCTCCTCGTCACCTAGCTTTATAAAAGCCAACCACTTGTGTCAATACTACCAATACGCTGAACTATTGTGATACCTACTTTGTTAGTAACATAATGCTTGGTCAAAACATTAAAGTCAATGCCTGTGTGCTAAGCTTTAATAACAAACATGCTGGAGGTGTAAACTTTTTGGTAAGTGGTGAAAGTCAACATCATAAACTTGATGGTACATGATTTGTGCTAATAGCCTGTAATCTTTTCGAAGGGATCAATGTAATAGGAAAGGAGATTTCTGATAAAACTACTTTCTCAATGTCCATCACATCATACAGTAACAGTGAGTTAGAAATTGCTGTCAGGCTAATAGCAGAACTATCACCATGTCACCCTGGTTTTCACTATGACATTAATACTCAATAGTGTGCATGCTATGATGACAATGAGGTTGTGTCTTGTTCTGGTAGCACATCAATAATTaaaagaggttactggtttAGTATTGTTCATGGTAAAACCACAGTGGCACTTTGTCCTTACAATTACTGCAATTTTGCTTGTTGTGAAACAACTAATGGATTCTACCACCTATCACCATTGAGATCAAATCAGCGTAGTTCACACAGATCTGGAACTGTTTGTGGTAGTTGTAAAGAAGGCTATACTCTCTCATTTGATTCCAcaaaatgtgtaaatttcaacCAATGTACAACTGGCCAGACAGTACTGGTGATGATGTTGTCATTCACATACTGGATAGTCTTGGTTGTAGTAGTGTTTGTAGTGACATATTATCATGTTAAGATTGGTCATTTCTAtgctattacatactattacagtatgttgGATATTTTACTAGatcaaaatttgtatgtatcacAAGGACTGTTTACTGTTGTTAGCATTATGTCTGGTACAGCAAAAATGACTCCACAATTTCTAGGGCAACTTTGCCTGGCAAAAAATATGAGTGGAATTGATCAACAAGTCATTCATTACATACATGTTACCATCATTGTAGGAATGATCTGCCTGTCAGCCAGAATGTCTTACAGGTTTTCGTTGTTTGTTAGTCGGGGAATTATCCGTGTAATTTGTTTTCTACTACTGTTATCATACACTTCTGTGGCGACATCTTCATTGCTACTATTGAGATCATTGACATTTCATAATGTGGATAATACATACACTTACCTGTCACCTGACATAGAGTATTTCCAAGGTCGTCATTTTCCATATAGGATAATAGCAATATTATGTACACTCATTGGTCTACCACTTCTGCTTTTGCTTGAGCCAGTTGTTAATCACAAGATCAACTTTACTACATTTAAGCCATTGCTTGACTAGTTTCAAGGATGCTACAAAGACAAGTATCGTTTATTTGCACCTTACTACATGATCTGTCGACTTGTGATAATTTTAATAATCATTGTCAATTCAACCAACAACAATACTACCCAAGTTCTATTACTTGTTGCTAGTACACTTCTAGCCTTGACACAGGTAATCATCAAGCCATACAAACACAAAGCTCTAAATATTTTTGATGGAATGATGTTACAAATAATGATTTTTGCCTCAGTGATATCACTTTTTGACAGTTTTGGCACAAAAGGATTATCAGCAGTTATAATTCTTTTAGTAATACTACCCATGATAGCATTTGCTGCACTGGAACGGATTGTGTATAAAAAGAGCATCAATAAGATTCTCACATACTGCAAACCCAAACTTGTTACTGAAAATGACAACCATTATGAAGTAGCCCCCAGAGTGATATTGGCATTGTTATAGATGAGACACTATGAGGAAGAATGCTACCATAGTTGACATGTGAGTATGTAACTATTATGTATTTACAGGATTTATACACAAAtgtacaactagctagctaccatgcTTTAGAACATGTGAGCATCTCAGCTCGCATTAGTGTAGTTCTCATCTAACCCCTAAACGTCTATGTTGTGAAAAATTCTACTATTGATAATCACACATTTACCTTTATTTAGCAGCAGGAAGAGAGATTCCAATGATACAACTGAGATTCATAATACTATGATACATTACCGGGAATCAATTATGGAGGGATGAATAATGAAGACTGACATGGATCACACAACCAGTAAAAATACTAATGCACAATTTAGTTAGACTTGCACATTTTAGTATGACAATATTAGTTTACTTTGATTTTCACTGCATTATAATTTATAGTCTAGCATATATATACTTAACAGTATGCTGTGTTTTGCAAGCTACAATTCTAGATATATGTGCTCTTAATCCAACATATGTCCAGACTCAAGTTGTACAGTGATGAAGTATATACTACACCATATTATATGACTTCATTTCATTGCACTAGAGGCTTGTGCATGTGTATggctgtgtgtgtctgtgtgcatgtgcgtaGCTGTGTGGGCATGATGTGTACGTGTGATGGTACAggtgcaacacacacacacacacataaacccTAGCCATGCCCTTCCCACTCACCTGCACCCCAACGCATCtactttatccaactgcaggtACCACCCATGCCACCCTAACATATTATCCCTCTCTTGACGTATCCACCTGGGGCTATGCATCCACCCTTTGGTTCTGCCTGTTTTTGcatgcacccccccccccccacacacacacacacacacacacacaccatcacACTTCAGTATTGTGCAACATATATTTACTCATTATATTGCATCACATAGTGCAGCAGAAACTGATGCAGGCTGGAAGtgattattgttattaacacttgACTATTTTATTTGAGTATATTGTTATGATTCAGGTTTGAGGCTAAAtaaataataccatacagtatccATGACCTTCTTAGTCATGCAGTATATGCACAAAATGTATATAGTAAGTTGTTACTTGCAATTGTTCTTTACTTCACAAATGTTATTTAAACTCAGCATCAGGTTTGGAGTGAGATTTTGCATATGTCTTGAAAATCTGCTAAAGTCAATAACATTTCTGGCAGTTGCTTTTGACAGCAGAAGATGCTTCACTTCCCATGGCTTAAGTGAAGGACACTGTTCTAACAGTAATGCAACACTTCCAGTCACAAATGGAGCAGCCATTGATGACCCAGATTGTATATCATAACAATTATTACAGAATGTGGAAGTACTATTGATGTTAGTACCAGGTGCAAACAGGTCTACACAGGCTCCTCCATTGGTCAAAGGGCTGATGACATCAACAAAATCTTTGGATGAATTTCTCTTATCTGTAGCTGCCACTGTGATTAATCCAGGGATATTGGATGGTGTGTATTTACATGAATCGGTTACTTTATTTTCAATATTTCCTGAAATAGTTACCACCGTAACACCTTGATTCATTAGATTCCACACAGCTCTTTCAATAGACCTTTCTTCCTTTGAACCATATAAAGACAAGTTCACTACAGCTCTCCTGTGTGATCTGTTGTTGGCTTTATTTAACACACACTCCAGTCCTTGTATTAAAGTACTAAGTGTCCCTCTCTTGTAGCAGTCCAGTACCCTaacactgtacagggtgactccTGTGGCAACTCCAACACTAGCACCTGTTATTATGCCAGCAACATGTGTGCCATGACCATTACAGTCTCTTCCTAACATCTGCTGGCCAAACAAGTTGTCTATTGGGTCACAACCTTGTAAAGAAAACACAAGGTACACACAattcacaattgtaatgcaGTTGCTTACATGGACTGATATATACTGTGACTTTTAAAACAATATATTTTCACAACAGTAGGGTTAGTTTATATAGGAGTGGAGTAGGTGGTTATATGGGATGAATCTGTAAATGATTCTCAGGACATGAGAGATTGAGAtcctctaatatagcagtcaaatagtctaataaaacagtcaggcacTGCTGAATCAGACTGTGTGAACTGTAAAACAGTTAAAAAATTAGCTGCAGAATTCTTCAACAATTTAAAATATAGTTTGCATTGTGATTTGTGATTTTCTGCATCTGTGCATATGTATCTGAGGTGTGCGCATATGACTATACCATGAAAATTTTCTCTCACTTACTGTAGTAAAGGCCCTGTGAAATATTGTATGCAGTCAAGTAGCAGTATCCATGTTGTGATACACTCttacagtggtatatagcagTGCCAGGCCTTAGCTATATATGTCATTATTGCATATGAACCATAAAGCTTAGTAGGTAAATATAATTGAAATGTAGCTCAGTGATATACAGCACATTTCAACCTCCATAATGGAAATTGATAGTCAACTGTGAATCAACTTTCCTTGGCCTAATGCTGTAAATTAAAATACATGGCATTGAAGTGTCTGTTCTATTTTATAGAGGACATTGATTTCATGCCCTTGGTTAGGGAGAGATGTGCCTGTGATTCTCTCTTCATTTGAAATTGCAGTAAGTAGTATTGCTAGCTCCATCATGCAAAAACTGTAACTAGGGGGAAGAAAGGCATACTGAATCCACTGTATTTTGCCACCAGGGGCAGTTTCAGAGATCAGCAAAGGAAGGTGCACCATGGTAGTAGGTATATATGGAACAGGGGATCTGATGCAGCTCCCCAAAAGCTAAAGGTACTTCATATGTTTCAAGACTGAAATTTTTGGTACGGaatacataaataataataattaattatgcTTTATAAGTTATAGGTggtctgcattgatcaagagttgtagggatcagtgacagtcataaGTAGTTCAGTTATGAGTCAATTGTCATATAGAATGGCCATGGAATACAAAGAACTATGTGCACTTTATCCTCAATATTCCTAGTAGGCTATTATGTGCCCATGGGATGGTGCTGCAGATGGCAGTCATCACACATACTTAGCAATAGCTGTGGaggattcttaatagtgttacatgtggtgactgttttattagagtatttgactgactgctcaaGTAGCAGGCATTCAAGTATCCAAGATTTTGTAATTGATAAAAATATTCTCCGTATATttcccaatagaaccctggcacaaaataacagtGCACATTTAACTTGGGGTTGCTCCGATCCGTCACCTGAGCTCCTATGGccatgaggatgaaaatcgctatggggcCAAGTTTGTCCATATGCTGATCATCATAGAAATCTTAATTTTATCATGCCCATTAAGTTGTGTGTCAATATATCCAGAATGCATTGAAAGTTTAAACATACTTTAAAATGCATAGTTGGTTTGCTCAAGTTAGCTATTTTCAACTatttttctgatggttgtgtctaaactcaaaagtataaactcATGAGATTTCAGTTAAAAAAtaattgggctggaatgcctactattagcCAGGAGTATCTTGATTAAAGTTTGGTATTGGGGGAGGGATCATATGCCCCCATGCCCCTCCCTCCtacctggatctgccactgaggGTGTCTGGAACAAATCCAAAGGAAAATAAAGGAATACATTGCTGCTACAGCTGATTTCTTATTGTAAGTCCCTTTAGTGAGCATGTAGAGGCAGAGCCAAGTGACCAACTACAAATTTCACATCTGGCACCTGCCACAACAAAAGAAATAAGAAATAAAAGTGAAGAATTATGTAACACCATATGCAGATGATAACTGAAACTTTACAGAGGAGTCATTCACTTTAAGACTTTAGAGAAATCTTTGTCATGCTAATTAGTAGTGATTAtagtattagagtagttgacagCTTAatcagagtatcttgatcaggTACATGTAAATAAAGAGAAATGGACTGGCTATCATTTCTATCACCATACATGCAAAGACACTAAGGTGAAGTTTTGGAAAATTATAGAACAAACACAATTGCTCAGACATTTTTATATTATACAGTTCACTTCTGGGGCTAAACCAATGAAAAACCCATGAAAGTCCAGTGAAGTTTTCATTGGTAGCTTTCATTAGTGGCCATGAAAATGCATTGAAATACATTTTCACAGGATATTCATTGTGAAAACTGATGAAAATTCAGTAAAAATGCTTCAACAATAATCAATGAATACCCAACGAAAAGTAATGAAATAATTTCATTGACTTCTTGTGGCTTTTCATTGATTATTTTCAAGCATTTTCATTGAGTTTTCATCAGATTTTATGATGAATATCTTATTTCACTGCATTTTCATGGCCACCAATGAAAGCtaccaatgaaatttacacGTCTTTTTTAAAAATCTGTTTTCATTGAGTTAGCTCCAGTAGTGGTTGAATTGACTGCATTTCATTTTccttgtatatagctatgtagccaTACCCATAgtcaaataataacaataatgttTGTCATAGCCAAAACATTTATGTCTATACAAAGGTGTAAGATCTGAGAGCTATATAGTGTCTGTGAAGTATAAACAGGAGTGTTAGAATGTTGTACATGGAGGCTTAATTCTATTGCAGTATTCTATAGTAACATAGTCTGAAGCGGCTTGTTCTTCTCAATGCTCACACAATTGTGATGACCAGCTGATAgttgtgtatgtagctgaagaTTCCTCAAAATAGTATTAAAGGTATAACTACAAGCATAATAGAATACAGTAGGCTTTTCTGTATCAAAGTCCTTTgcacaaaaaataaaaaaattacttTGACCACATGTTataacttcaaaggcaaatttcagggtactTATACACCCTGCAtggttcgaaccagggacctccatacctaacacctgcattcttaaccactgaaccactgctaccttggctgatcacctcacttaatttctgctttataaatgaaatttctagttgaaatctgctcataatcaaatgtttgtaatttcatagatctaccaatagaggtactagattgttctagaacattctgtgtatgttctattagaagtcctcaaaaaaatgtgcactctattagagtattacaataatattatcaaatattgaattaaatcatgcaatgaaatacatttataagtctgtcttcaataatcatcattgtatctacatagaaaagaagaaatgtgagtgaaaacaaacctcaaagtcagccatagactggttttggggccttataaagtacaaaaaggagtgaaatccacacaaaaacagccaagctgtgaaaaaatggtgcggccttaaaaagcctgggtgaaaaaagttgtgaaatcaatggtggcggccaagaaatggctgcaataatgttaatgctaaaaattttaataatggctgtgtgcattgtaaaatttattagcattaacatcattgcagccatttcttggctgccaccattgatttcacaacttttttcacccaggctttttaaggccgcaccgctttttcacaacttggctgtttttgtgtggatagaaTGTTTTCattaagtaacttgtattttaaagccaactaaatgtttaataagtgctgaaaatttcatggccaagcaacaatggaatacaaagttatgatgcatCAAAGTTGGAAAAAGTAGGCCATTttatgtgtccacatgccctatcTTTGCAGGCCCTGTCACATTTTATTATTGCTTATGTGATGAAAGCCATGCATCTGATTTTacatcctacagcactcagatggaagcgatttgtcacccttaatcctATGAGTGGAAAAACGTTGTGTTAAGGTGAgactatagcatattcacaagTGGTTCACTGCATTTTTTAATACGGATCACACCCACTTTTGAGTAACACAAGATgaccactctacagcgaagcaTACCCTtatagatgtttagtaaatgttgtaaacagtctgTAAACGATGCAGCATCTTTTGATATACTTGTAAAATCACTTCATTGAAATTTTCTGTGATACCCGTAAGACTTCCCGTTCATGTTAACAAATGTAGTCACAACGTTAGTttctgctgacccataatcaagttttaaaaattattctatataataaattcagTGGTTGatctcgtattggcttgggtgattagctGCCTGCCAttggctattagcctgcaattggcatggtacataaTTATTAGTTGTATCACATGCCATTATGATTTGCCTGATAAATACACCCACACCCTCAGACTTGCTGCCCTTGGCTTGGGTGTCCATACATATCAGGCTAATCACTtcatacaactattacatactcAGTTTGACAAACTCTATGTCAAGTTTGAACCTAAACATAATTGTTTCTGTGTGTTTAAGTTCAAggttaaaattaattatgataaTTTGTCTGTTAATATACTGGAATCTGATTAGCTACATGGAACACCTTTAATTCTAGTCTCTGTTGATGCAGCTTAAGCAGACAGCAGCTGTCATTATTATAGAGTAGGGGCATTGTTAAACTTGTATCAGAAATGTTCCTCAGACTAACAACAAACCTAATTAGTATTTGTTATTAATTGACTAAATTTAGTTACTTTCTTGTAACCTTGTTAGAACCATTACAAGAGTGTTCTAAACACCACCTGCAAATATCAAGCATGGTGTCCAATACAACATATATCCCCATAAGTTGTTTGCTTATCAAAACAATTAACACTTTGCATAACGCAGCACCAAAGTTGGTCAGCTGGTATTATAATGTTTTAGCTATAATCAGTTTTACTATATAGTCTCTATAACAGTCTGTTCCGTTTGTATCACAAATATCTCAACATAACTGTTACACGTGTAACTATAACAATCCCATTGTGACCATCTCAGATGTATAAACTGTATTGAAGTTTTGCTTTAGAGCCCTGTCCATTAGATAATATCAAGAACTTATGCTAAAGCCCATTTATTAAATTTACTGTACTAATGTCACTTGTGTTGCTCTATGCTAATGCCTGGTATTTACACTGAGAACATTGTCATTTGATGGATTAATTCGTAGTTATATTTCATAAGCTAAAAGATTTGTAAATTGTTGTGACCTCAAAACCACAACAGTAGTACAACCATTTAAACCATGTAATTTTAACATTATTAAGGTAACAAAGTTAATAAGGACAGCTCAAAACACCTAATGTAACCATCTCTGCAAAAATCATGCGGTCTTATAGCCCTTCCGAATTTACAAGCTCGAAACTCATGTATAATTCTTTAATGGGACATGCAAATTAAAATCTCAATCATATAGTTTTTAATAATTATCATGAACACCATGTGTTTCCAGCACCCTTGGACCTCTCAACTGTACTGCTTCCAGCACCTGTCAGCTTCAATTGTGTACTGCATAGCTTGGTTGCTTCAGAAATATGAAAGTCACTTTTAATGGGATGGTGGGATGTTTATGATTGGTAAGCGGCAAAATGAAATAGGAAGGCAACCAAcacacataagtaattataattctGCATATATCGGCTTAAAATCTAGCTAGGTATGTAAGCGCAGTTCATAATCCCACCTTACTACTTTGTGAGAAACTTTTCTGCAAAAGCAACTGACTTACATTATTACTAGTAATGGAGACCTATATTGATCCACAATGCTAGTATCACATGTAGGTGACAATGTGCAAGTTGTGTCCATAGCAATGGTAAATAATGAACAACCATGGTAAGAATGTGTAGAAAATATGTTATTGAGATATCTATACACAATTAAGTAGCATACGCTAAGTAAGTATTTGTGGCTTTAGCCAACATGTTATACTCATTTACCCTCGTATTTGTTTCCTTAAAATCCAATATGTAtatcagctagttattacaATATGAAAACTGTGTATCTTGGTTGAAACCAGATTGATGGATCACATCATAGCAAAAAACTACTGCTTATAGgattctattattattattatcattaagtCTTCATTCTTCTTGAGTATAAAAGCACACATGTtggtgcatgcacacacacacacacacacacacacacacacactagtatAGCAGCTCATATAGTATATATCTGCGGTCACATAAGTCAGTAACACATACTGACTTTAACCTTACATGTTGTATATGGCAGACATGGTTACTGGCTTACTTGCACATCATGCATGTGGACTGATACACAAAACATTTAACCATTTATACCATACTACCATGCTGGAAGTCAGATAGCTTTTTTATAATTTTATGTGCCTTTGGGAGGTTACTGAATATGTTATTCATTGTAGATACTCCTTACAATACTTGTGATATCCGACACCAGGTACCTTAACTTGATTTTTTGCTGTGGTAAGCAATAAATGACTTGGCCCAACCCAAACAGCATACAGGGGTATACATAAGATTGTTAATAAAGTTATGTGCAAATTTATACAAAGTAAAGTAGCAACTTGCATGGAAACAACTTCACTAGTCCAACAGTGTTACATGTTAACTTCTGTATATGAATTTTGGATAATGACATGTGCATACACTGACATGCATGCAAGGCTCAATTTTTTCACAGTTATCTTCTATATATAGATATGACTCATCCTTTCACATATACCACAGGAGATATAAAGCAGTACAGTATGCACATGTTTTTGACTTTAGTAGGAGTGGTATGGAAATTATGAACAAGTCCAATTTCATTGTAGCAACCTCACTGAAGCCATTCACATGCTATCTGTAAATCGACATCGTTGCTAGTGAAAAGACATGACTATGGGATGTATTGAAGGACATGAAAGGTAAGTCATGGACTCAGTAAATATACAGACAACTAGTGGCTATATAGACATAGTTATGTTCGAAAGTGCTCACCCTTGTCCATAAAACTGGATAGACCCTAAGAACCGAATGACTTTGTTCCAGCCCCATTGGTCCTACCACCCCCCCAGAAAAATTAAATATGTAGCTTGCCCACTAATATTATATTCATCATATATGGCAGTTATTTTCAAGTTCACTGCTCCCAGTTTTATGGTTGATCTACTTCATCATTTCTGTGAATTTACAAGGTGTGTTTTAAGTTGTATACCATGATAAAAATCCTTTCACAACATTTACGATGTACTTACAACCACCCTTAGTACTAATAACACAAAGAGTACCTCCCTTGAAATTATATGGTACTTCTATATAAAATCTTTGCCAGTTAGATACCCTACATTATACACCTGTATCTATACCTGAAAATCTGACTTTTCCTGAGAACTCTTTATGGTTATAGTTGACTCCAGTATCAAGAACGTATACGTCAACACCTCTTCCTGTTAGATCACATCGTACATTAAACCGTTTGTCCAGTTTGTTGCTATTGTTGTCTATCCGATCCAAGCCCCAGGACATTGTATGTCTTGCACTACCTCCATAAATAAAGTGATCTTCTTCAACGTAATCCACCATGTTCATATGAAGAACCTTTAATAAGACTTAATTACTGTTATACAAACTATAACATGTAGTGCACAAGGTTAATATGTAATCacaaaataaaacaatgtcAAGTGTTGTATGAGATTTGGCATAGCAACTGGCATATATCATAAAATTAAAGTATGTACATGCAGTGCTATatgaatacatgtacatgagGTACGTAATAACACCTTTATGTAAGGAATTCAACTAGCATTGTTATAACTAGTATATATAGTGGATCATTGTGTTAATACATTTAAACCTGCATACGTCTACTAACAATAGTAGTACATGTAGTTTCTATAAGAAAGAAGTTACATCAAAGTATTTGTAGTCATGGCTGCAGCCACCAAATAGTCTATGATTAATTTTATACTTATATagtaaataaaaatattatccCTCTACTTCATACCTACATAGCCCTACAAGTCAGCATTAATGTGAATTCAACACAATGAAATCTTAATGCTGGCAAAGTGACTAGTTAATTATCAGTCCTAAAAAATGGTGACAACAAAAACAGATATCCTTGAAAATCCTTGTTACTAGCAGCCAGGCCTTACAGATTACTAGCAGCACCAGTTTATTAGATGTTACTTGAAGGCTGCTATAGGTCATCTTACATGACTAAGTATTCTGCCTAGAGCAACTACCTACAAGTCAGATTAATTTACTAatgtaattatttattttagtaaTTAAAAGGTTTGTCTTGCCACATAATTGCCAATAAGACACACATTGATTGAATACTAACAAAAATATGTTTTAGCAACCTATTCATTACCTATAGCTACAGCAATGGCACATATATACAAGCCCACGCTCAGCACTACTCCTATACATACAGGCTATTAGTTTACCAAACTAATTTAACATTTGCATACCTGCTGAAGGACATCTGACGATAGCATAGCTGTGAAACCATATGCAACATTCTTCATTATGCCATTCACTTTGGCTGTACAGTTCGGTACAGTAACATCTATTTCATGCAGTCTATTGATTAGCTTCCGTAATTCTGATGGTGGTGTGCTATCTTTGACGTGAACTAGGTAACTTTCGGGGACTATTTTATCAGTTGGAGCCTTCAACACTTGAACTCCATCCACACAACACAGCAATAGAGCAGTAACAGTTAGTACTGGAAACATCATTCTCACAGGGATGTGGCTAATTGTCATCATTATTTTAGGCACAGTAATTTAGTAAGATATAATTACAGAGCCAGTTAACTGTCCATGCACACACAGAATGACAGCTGCAATTAACAATCAATTTAACATACCTTAGCTAAGAAATCGGTCAGTTCTTTGTCGCAGACTGTGTTGGCTAGCAGTAGCTACTGATGGTCTGCAATGTTGCCACTGCTTAATATATAGCTAGCCATTCTGTTATTAGGCTTCCCAAATACGACTAATATGGACATGTGATACATGTCATCACATCTTGATTCAATTGAACTGTAATTACTAACATCTGCTGTAATTGCGCACAAGCTATCTGATCACGTGACTACAGCATTGCGAACgattcgattgtgggatggatATTCTTGTGAGCCTCAATCAGCTGCTAGGATGCCATGACTAATCGTGTGAGATTAAGGTGGAAATCATACCGGCAAAGATTTGTGCCCTGGTTGATGTGGAATTGGAGAACGAGGTTT
This genomic interval carries:
- the LOC136255997 gene encoding extracellular serine proteinase-like, with the translated sequence MMTISHIPVRMMFPVLTVTALLLCCVDGVQVLKAPTDKIVPESYLVHVKDSTPPSELRKLINRLHEIDVTVPNCTAKVNGIMKNVAYGFTAMLSSDVLQQVLHMNMVDYVEEDHFIYGGSARHTMSWGLDRIDNNSNKLDKRFNVRCDLTGRGVDVYVLDTGVNYNHKEFSGKVRFSGCDPIDNLFGQQMLGRDCNGHGTHVAGIITGASVGVATGVTLYSVRVLDCYKRGTLSTLIQGLECVLNKANNRSHRRAVVNLSLYGSKEERSIERAVWNLMNQGVTVVTISGNIENKVTDSCKYTPSNIPGLITVAATDKRNSSKDFVDVISPLTNGGACVDLFAPGTNINSTSTFCNNCYDIQSGSSMAAPFVTGSVALLLEQCPSLKPWEVKHLLLSKATARNVIDFSRFSRHMQNLTPNLMLSLNNICEVKNNCK